Within the Glycine soja cultivar W05 unplaced genomic scaffold, ASM419377v2 tig00105434_1_pilon, whole genome shotgun sequence genome, the region CACCACATGAACAACATAGACCACACATTTCAGAAAATGAGTggtaaggaaaaataataaagcacTGTTAATAAAACCGTAGGTACACTAAGATAGCAAGGGTGTCATAACAAAAGGAACACattgtgattttcaaaattagaaaACCCAAAGTTTATTAGGGCATTTCACCAAACATACAACTCGCAACcgatctagctgagatgggtatCCGAGCGTCGTTACATCCAAGGTTTGATGGtagaaaaatatacttgcctctagcttgtcatactttgtccagaaaggaaAAGATCAGTTTTTGTCAGTGCCTACGACGGGTCAAAGTTTCACAAGGatacttttcaaatattaagagtctTGTGCATTTGAAAGATCTTAAGTTGGTaggcttaaagtctcatgattgtcatgtcttgatgcaacaattgttatcggtggccatacgagacattttgcctaacaaagtcaggcttgccataactcggctgtgctttttcttcaattccatatgtagcaaagttctTGATCCTGTAAAGTTAAATGAACTGGAAAATGAGGCTGCTATTATATTGTgtgagttggagatgtattttccgcctgcattctttgacatcatggttcacttaattattcatctagtcagagaaatcaaatgttgtgatcctgtttatttgcggtggatgtatccggttgagcgatacatgaagatcttaaaagggtataccaagaatctacaccgtccggaagcatctatggttgaaaggtacattgcagaagaagccattgaattttgttcagagtacattgaaaaagctaaacctgttgggcttcccgAGTCTCGGCATGACGAAAGAGTAAGAGGTAAGGGTTGAAGAAGACTGCATgtcatcactccaagtgtagaagatttgcaccaagctcacttgtatgtgttgaataatagtaatgaagttttgccatacataatTCGTCATGAAAatttagtcaaacaaagtaatccaaaaatgtcgaagaactcagtgttgaaaaaacataacaagactttcctagatTGGTTTAAACACACAATCTTGGCTGATGATAATGCTTCTGTAATGttgagaaagctagcagatgggcctaaaagaaatgttataacttgacaaggatatgatataaacaagtattccttctatacaaaagcacaagaccaaaaaagtacaatgcaaaacagtgaGGTTACCCTAaaggctgaatctcaacacttcgctagtgtacatgatgacaatccttgtggctttcatcccttactttggtttcattgaagaaatttgggagcttaactatgtcaaatttactgtctgtgttttcaaatgtaagtgggttgacaGTAATATCGGTGTGCGGACCGATGATATGGGATTTACGTTGGTGGATCTTAACAAACTCGCTTACCAGAATGATCCTTTCATTATGGCAGAACAAGcaaaacaagtattttacgttAAAGACCCTTGTGATCGAAGGTGGTCAGTGGTTTTACATGGGAAAACAATAGGTGtcaatgttgaagatgatgattcatacattgatacttatgttagtcctttgtccacacaactGTCACCTAATGTTGTCGGAGAAGAaactgacgacgttcatgctaatcgtaatgatcacgatgaaggagaattaattaacatcgtctaatgtaattttttttattttgtacttaatttcaatacatttaattacattcatacgcatttatttttataacatattgaattaatgtttttttttgtttacagcCAAATGGCTACATAGCCAAACTCTCCTCCGCCTCCTCCTCCTTTTACTGGTGTAGCATCGCATTCGCCGTCACCACCATTGAAGTGGACTAGAAAGGCCTCACGCCTAAGATCATTGGCGACTAGACCAGTTGGGGCAGAGAGACCCCTTGTCCATGTGGATCCTGCTACTGGCAAAGCAGACGGTCCCCATAGCAAGAAattcaaaacatatttaaggatcgttgctcgtgataaggtggatgtcACATACGAAAATTGGAAGCATATCCCTATTACTcggaaggatttgatatgggaggatattcaggtatcatgtattatttcatgttccatattgtttgttagccaaatatttgaatttagtaataataaaacctaatttactCTTTGTtaggctgaatttgatatccctgaagcatttaatttaaggacaaaaatgaaaatacttcaGACTGTGGGGGAGCAGTGGAGACAGTTTAAGTTTGATTTGACGTCGAAATGGGCACTTGCAACTGACAAGGATAGTGTCGATGACACTGTATGCAAAATGTacgacattagcaaggagaaatgggcTCAATTTTGTCAGAGCCGCAGAGACCCTTCATGGGAGGTAActaatttgtgattttcatttttttaaatttaaatgaacttattataataaattgtaatcatgagtttaattaatgtttcatttttgCAGGATGCACAAAAAAAAGCTCAAGCCGTCCAAAAACAGAACACTGCCCCTCATGTGATGTCTCgtggggttatgaatatttagaaaaaaagttgatggatgagaagagaaagaaaaaactagtGGAAGCTACTCAATCCGAAAGCACTGACACCGTtattgatcctccatctcccatcaaaCGACATGTGAAGTGGAAGCTAGCCCATACTAAGAAAACTGGTGACATGACAtctgaggcagcaaaggaaattgctgacaagattgtaagtcactttcaatttataattgtaattattttttttattgtgtgattGAGTATAGAATAAATGTGTTCTTCACAGGATGCGCTTGAGGAGCAGGCCTCACAGGGTTCCTTTGTTACCCATGGACGTCATGATATactgactgctgccattgggcgaccagaacaccctggtcGTGTGCGTGCTGTAGGAGCCGGTAtaaccatcaagcaatactttggatcggcttcAAGGACCTCCTTCATTGCTCCCGAATAACTGCAACAGTTGACGCAACAAATCAAGGACCAGCTGGAGGATTCAATCATAGAAAAAGTCACTCGACGGCTAATGTTATCCCTCAGCCAAATGCAATCACAGGAACTCGCACTGCCTCCTGAACCTGGTGTTGGTCCTTCAACTGCTCGTGttagcacaaaggagagttgtgttgatccctcagggaacgaTCCAGACACGAGTGACTCATACAAATGCGGGTTGTATATTGAAAAATATCGTCCtcgcctggttgccctaggaagagtttatgagggatccacaatcattcacaacattcctttgctgcatgatcaagtcaaggttggtgttgaggagatTAGAGATGTAGATGCTCCTATTCATGTACCCACTAAAGAGGTTAAGGTCATGGGACAGACTCTTAACacattccttgcttggccgacacatcttgtcaagcgtttatcagaacagATATTTTAGTGTCATTAAATGCTTAATTTTCCAATTAAAATGTTTACTGTGATTAAATTATGTCAATTAATTATGTTGAATAAACAGAGAGCTGTGGGACCCACGAAACCTGTAGATAGGCCGGATgatgaggtcgatgatcccctatatctaatgacattgaccatcccacaactttttctgaagccattgcaggttatgtgggatgctaccttgTTTGGCTTGTTTAATGAaaacttccccttgtacataaagcatgaagatctgtctgaaattgcacacggtggtcaatgtctcagcatatctgttatacagttgtggattctgtaagtcaatttagattattgttaattacctaatttattgttttaccttcatgcataatttactttgtgttaacaacaataggcatatgactgagagAAGTATGCAAGCCGGGAATATCAATGTGTATGGATTTCTCGAGCCACAATCTATCCAGAGATCTGaccaatcacaatttgaatcagaaagttacattaagaactggatgcaaaattcaaaacgggatgtgtacctaggagcctacctgaatgaataacttaaactcaacaaatgaattcaaataatgtataatagtataataacatatattggtctccactgcaGTACACtttggcaaatggtcgtcattttgcctaaggaaaatgttgtcatttggttttaaaaactgatgttgtaagtaacatttcacatcagtttttttaaaaatcgatgttacaTATCActtacaacattggtttttaaaaaactgatgtgaaatgttacttacaacatcaatttttaaaaaccgattTCAAATgtcacatttaacatcggttattttaaaaaaaccgatgttaaatgggacttacaacatcggtttttaaaaaaaccgatgttgatttatagatgtataactttttttttcataattcgtATCATATAACATCGCCTATTTAAATAAgcgatgttaaatgtcacttacaacatcagctttttaaaaaaccgatgtgaaatgttatgtacaccatcagttttttaaaaaccgatgttgatatatagatttacaacttttttttcataattcgtATCATATAACATCACCTATTTAAATAAgcgatgttaaatgtcacttacaacatcagcttttcaaaaaaccgatgtgaaatgttacttacaacatcaattttttaaaaaccgatgtcaaatgtcacttttaacatcagttttttaaataaccgatgttaaatgt harbors:
- the LOC114404644 gene encoding uncharacterized protein LOC114404644, which gives rise to MDEKRKKKLVEATQSESTDTVIDPPSPIKRHVKWKLAHTKKTGDMTSEAAKEIADKIDALEEQASQGSFVTHGRHDILTAAIGRPEHPGRVRAVGAGITIKQYFGSASRTSFIAPE